From Rutidosis leptorrhynchoides isolate AG116_Rl617_1_P2 chromosome 3, CSIRO_AGI_Rlap_v1, whole genome shotgun sequence, a single genomic window includes:
- the LOC139899804 gene encoding antimicrobial ginkbilobin-2-like protein, whose protein sequence is MKKKSVSSIFVVLLVQIIIHGDNNVIIAQPPFNQLPLNPKQVRTGCGKTGDFENDTTVNVRNMMLHSLVDIVVRNRPYTGFVVVPDGPITSVQVLLLCPPHLREDDCSDCIEKSVNHVRNACPKNKRAVIWVFNSYFSYCMVRYADYDMRGKYEDWGRDWGFFQWDRGDANVAELNKGFSDLFNKLLDEAIGDNKKKLEDHHRNFAIGNSTYGSTSTKLYMSVQCTPDISREDCTKCLNEAKLRVEREGINKKKFNKNYTLLSMNCIIRYDHERIGLFPPLTRQK, encoded by the coding sequence ATGAAAAAAAAGAGTGTTAGTAGTATTTTTGTTGTGCTTCTTGTTCAAATAATCATCCATGGGGATAATAACGTTATCATAGCTCAACCACCATTCAACCAACTACCACTCAACCCTAAGCAGGTTAGGACAGGATGCGGAAAAACTGGTGATTTCGAAAACGACACCACGGTTAATGTTCGAAATATGATGCTACATAGTCTTGTCGATATCGTTGTTCGTAACCGCCCGTACACGGGTTTTGTAGTTGTTCCAGACGGCCCGATAACTAGTGTTCAAGTCTTGCTCCTTTGCCCACCTCATTTAAGGGAGGACGATTGTTCAGATTGTATCGAGAAATCAGTCAACCATGTTAGAAACGCTTGTCCTAAAAATAAGAGAGCTGTAATTTGGGTGTTTAATTCCTACTTTAGTTATTGCATGGTGCGATACGCTGATTATGATATGAGAGGAAAGTACGAAGATTGGGGTCGGGATTGGGGCTTCTTCCAATGGGATAGAGGTGATGCCAACGTTGCAGAATTAAACAAGGGGTTTTCAGATTTGTTTAACAAGTTATTGGATGAAGCAATTggagataataaaaaaaaattagaagATCATCATCGTAATTTTGCAATAGGAAATTCAACTTATGGGTCAACATCAACTAAGTTGTACATGTCAGTTCAATGTACTCCTGATATTAGTAGGGAGGACTGTACCAAATGTCTAAACGAGGCAAAATTAAGGGTCGAAAGAGagggaataaataaaaaaaaatttaataagaaTTACACGTTGTTATCTATGAATTGTATTATAAGGTACGATCATGAAAGGATAGGATTATTCCCACCACTAACAAGACAAAAGTGA